The DNA segment TAAGCTTTGTTAGAAATTAAATTCATCTCACCATGTTAGACAACTCTTAAACTGGCCCTGAGCTGTCATTCCGATTCCAAACGATTGCTTATGAGAACAGTGTATTTTAGTTATTGATGTGCAAAATTTTGATTGGATGGGTTCTAATCAGTCTGCAAACCGTTGCTGCCTCTGCGGGTTCCGAATTATTGAAGGGTGTGAAGAGGAATCCACAGCAAGCCCAAGCCATGTGTAGTGAGTTTCAGAACCAGAACAAGAATAATGAGTCAGTTTATTCGCGTATATCTATTCGGTCAATTGCCGCAAGTCGCAACATCGACGAAGAAGATGCGGAGGTCTTGGTAACCTATGTAGTGGGGATGCATTGCCCCGATGTACGCTGATTCATCATCTGTCCACTCACGGGTTTCCGAGTTAAGTCTTCCAGACGGGGTGAGACTCGTGGCAAATCTTTGGTACCCGAGCGGAGAGGGACCATGGCCAACCCTTTTGATGCGTCAGCCTTACGACAAAAGCATTGCATCAACGGTAACGTACGCCCATCCCTCATGGTGGGCTCGACAAGGTTTTCTTGTAATTATCCAGGACGTGCGTGGACAAGGACAATCGACCGGGGTATTTCAAGGGTTTGCCCAGGAAGCACAAGACACGGCAGCAACTCACGCATGGGTTCGATCACTGCCGGAATGCAACGGCAAATTGGGCTGTTATGGTTTCTCTTATCAAGGCTTGACGCAGCTCTTAGCACCGGCACATGCCCAAGCACCAGATTGTCTGGCGCCCGCAATGGTAGGGCTGGACGAGCGCGACAACTGGAGCTGCGAAGGGGGAGCCCATTGGTGGCATTTAAATTTGGGTTGGGGATTGCAGCTGGCGGCCCTGCAAACCAAACGACGCGGTGACAATCAAGCCTGGCTTGAAATCTTTCAAAGCCTCGAATCAGGAAGCTATCTTCAGGATGGTCCAGAGCTGCTTCAACGTTACGATCCGCTGGGAATGGCATGGACTTGGCTGCAGCGAGATCCCCAGCGTCGTGACGATTGGCCTGTCCATCAGGTTCAAGACAGTTGGTTAAAACAACCAATGTTTTTGATCGGTGGTTGGTGGGACCCTCATCTTTTGGGTGTACTCGATCTCTGGCACAAAAGTCAGGCTGTCGGCGGCACGCCAGAAATCGAGGTGGGCGCAGCGACGCATTTGAATTGGTGGCCAGGTACTCAAGCGCGGCTTTTGACCTTTTTTAATAAATACTTGAAGGGTGAAACACTCTCAGAAACAAAGAAATCTGCACAATTTTGGAATATTACCCGTTTTCAATGGGAGAAGCTTTCTGCACCTCCAGACGTCACCTGGTCACTTAATAGTTCTGGATTGGCCTGTAGCGATCCGAATCACGGCAGGTTGATCCCTGATGCTCCGGGTATAGGTGAGGAGTGGATCGTACATGATCCATGGCGCCCCGCCTTAGCAATCGGTGGACATCTCAGTCCCAGTGCTGGCCCCGTTGACAGAAGGGAGCTCGATCTTCGCACCGATATCGCGACCTTTAATTCTGTCCCATTGCAGCAAGAGCTTTTGCTAAGTGGTCGTCCCCAGTTAAGCCTGAATGTTGAAGCAGACAATCCCGGATTTGATCTCTGCGTTGGCTTATCCCGCTGCCCAGCTGGAATTAACGTCGTAGAGCAACTGAGTACAGGTCATCTGAGAGTTTTAGGTGACAAAGCGTGTACTTGCGCAAAATACATCGTGCAGTTTCAACCCCTCTTGGCAAGTTTGGAAATCGGGGATCGGCTGAGAGTTTCAATTGCCGCTGCCGCTTGGCCAGCTATCGGTGTCAATCCGGGGCATCGAGGCGTACCTTGTGGCCCAACCTCTGCCCAACACCGCGTTGTAACACTAATATTGCATCTAACTGGCTCTAAGCTGCGGCTCAACCCACTGAATTTTGGTCAACCGAGTTTCGGTTGACTCTTCTTGCTAGAAAGCTGTCTGCTGTCCTACTGAGTTTTTTCTTCTGATGTTCCCGGCTAGAGAAGTCACTTTTGAAGGCTCAGAACAATCGATTTTAATCAAACCTGAGCTTGCATATAGTTCACTTAGGTTACGGTTATAATTAAACTTGAACTGGATTAGAATAATAAAGACTGAAACTATGATAATCTGTGCGAATTCTTTACTGATTCTATTCGTTTTAGTTTCAGCAAAGGTAGGATTTAAGCGCATTTGGACCAACGCTAGTTAATATTAACGACACTCGACTTGTAAACCTCACTTCTGGGTACAAAGCCGTATCCACGTACATCCAACCTGGAGGATCAATTGTTTCCAGTGGCGCTGGATAACAAAGGGAGGATAATCATCTAGGTTTAATTAATGAATCTGGATTCATGGGCCTAGTCTTAACCTAGTCCGCCGAGCTCGTTGCTTTGAGCCCTATTCAGATTTTAGTTGCAGATCTAGAGCTCGACCAGGGTTACACCCTCCCTTCAATTGCATTGGGGAATTCTCGTATCTAAAGTTCCCGCAAATTAGAGGATGTCGCAACTACCAGCAAGGGGCTGCTAATAGTCAAAGTTGATCATCCTTGCAAAGATTACTCCAGCCCGTTTTTGATCTTTACTAAGCAGAGCAAAGTTACTAGTACTAGTATTTCTGAGGACTTCGTTTAATCCCGGTAGCGGGGATCCAATCACAGAAGCCAGACTAGCATCGTGCCACCTCCTTAGACTCACACATGAGTGGCGCTGCGGTCCTCGACTGGATGGTACAGGACGGCAAACGGCTAGGGAATTGCCGTCATGACCACCCCTTCGCTGTGCTTGGTCCTCAACCAAGCGAACAGGAATGGACGGTTCGGATTTGGATGCCTGAAGCGGATAAGGTAACTGTGCTCCTGAGTGATCAGGAGGTTGCTACCTCAACTCCTAACCATCCTTGGATTTTTGAAGTCCCTACAAAGTCATATCCTGGCAATGAGTATCGTGTGCGGGTTGAGCGCGGGGGTAGTACCCACGAGCAACACGATCCCTGGGCATTTCGGGACGAATGGATAGGTGAGATGGACCGCTATCTTTTTGCGGAGGGCAACCATCACCACATTTGGGAGCGGATGGGGGCTCACTTCACCCAACTAAATGGTATTGCTGGTGTGATGTTTTGTCTTTGGGCTCCCAACGCATTGAGCGCATCAATTCTGGGAGATCTTAATTCTTGGGATGGGCGTCATCACCCGATGCAAAAACGGCTAGGGGGTATCTGGGAATTGTTCATTCCCGGTCTTGACATCGGCGCTCTTTACAAATATGAGATTCGTTCTCAAGAAGGACACTGCTACCAAAAGGCAGATCCCTACGGCTTTCATCACGAAGTGCGTCCTAACAATAGTTCTATTGTGGCGCAATTAGGGGGCTACAGCTGGTCTGACGCCAGCTGGATGCAAGATCGAGATGATCGCAATGTACTTGAGCAACCCATCTCTGTTTATGAGATGCACCTAGGGAGTTGGATTCATGCTTCCGTAGACGAACCATGGATTCAGCCAGACGGTCAACCGCGCACCCCAGTTCCTGCAGCAGACATGAAGCCTGGAGCTCGGCTGCTCACCTACGCCGAGCTAGCGGACCGTTTGATTCCTTACGTGAAGAAGCGAGGATTCACCCACGTCGAGTTGATGCCAATCACCGAGCATCCTTTTGATGGCTCATGGGGGTACCAAGTGACTGGTTGGTATGCTCCCACAAGCCGGTATGGAACGCCCGACGAATTCCGCGCTTTTATCGATCGCTGCCATGCCGAAAATATTGGTGTGATTATTGATTGGGTTCCTGGACATTTCCCTAAGGATGCCCATGGCTTAGCTTTTTTTGACGGCACTCATTTGTATGAGCATAATGATCCGCGCATTGGCGAGCATAAAGAGTGGGGAACTCTGATTTTCAACTACGGTCGTAATGAGGTCCGTAATTTCCTCGTTGCTAACCTTGTTTTTTGGTTTGAACAGTTTCACATTGATGGAATACGTGTTGATGCTGTTGCATCGATGCTTTACCGTGATTATCTAAGACCAGATGGTGAATGGCTCCCGAATGAACATGGCGGTAGAGAAAATACTGAGGCTGTAAAATTCCTTCAGCAAGCTAATCATGTACTCTTTGAACATTTCCCAGGAGCTTTATCGATTGCAGAAGAATCCACTACCTGGCCAATGGTGACTAAACCCACCGATATTGGTGGTCTTGGATTTAACCTGAAGTGGAATATGGGTTGGATGCATGACATACTCGATTATTTCGAGCTAGATCCTTGGTTCCGCCAATTCCATCAAAACAATATCACTTTTTCAATTTGGTACACCTATACTGAGAACTTCATGTTGGCTTTAAGCCACGACGAGGTAGTACATGGAAAAAGTCATCTTCTTCACAAAATGCCAGGAGAAGATTGGCAAAAGTACGCTGGTATTAGAGCCCTACTTGCTTACATGTGGACTCATCCCGGTAAGAAAACTATATTTATGGGAATGGAATTTGGTCAGCGTATGGAATGGAATGTATGGGGAGACTTAGAATGGGATTTACTTAACTACAAGCCTCACAAGGGAATTCAACATCTCGTTGATGATCTAAATGTGCTCTATAAAACCCAACCAGCATTATGGCGCGATGATTTCGATCAATTTGGTTTCCAATGGATAGATTGCAGCGACAATCGCCAATCCATTATCAGTTTTATGAGGCGTGATAGATCTAGTGGTACGTGGCTTGTGGTTGTAGCTAATTTCACACCTCAAAGTCATTCAAATTATCGAATTGGGGTGCCCCTTGAGGGTTTCTACAAAGAGATTTTTAACACAGACGCGGCCCAATACGGTGGTAGTAATCTCGGAAATATGGGGGGCAAATTTACAAATGCTAGCCATATTCATAACTACGATGATTCCCTTGATCTCTGTCTACCTCCGTTGAGCTTAGTGGTGTTTAAGCATGATCCCAAACACAACCTTTCGGAACTCTCTGAGTGAAGTGTCTAAACGCAAGTAACCGATAGAATTTGGGGAAACGGGTTTCACGAGTATTATGACGAAGCCAGTGACAGTTGGCCGGAAAAACCCCCTAATGATCCCGCTACGTCGGGTAAGTTTTTAGCTTAATTGAACCAGCTCAATGAGCGACACCCTGTTGCTGCGCGCTGCACGCGGTGAATCAGTGGAGCGTCCTCCTGTATGGATGATGCGACAAGCTGGTCGGTACATGAAGACCTATCGCGATCTTCGCGATAGGTACCCGAGCTTCCGCGAGCGTTCTGAGAATCCTGATCTCTCTTATGAGATTTCCATGCAACCATTCGAGGCATTCCAGCCTGATGGTGTGATCCTTTTCTCAGATATCCTCACGCCCCTCCCAGGCATGGGGATCGACTTTGATATTCTTGAAAATAAGGGACCTCAAATTGGCGATCCAATTCGATCGATAAGTCAGTTCAGCGCATTGCGTCACCTGAATCCTGCAGAATCCCTGCCTTTCGTTGGTGAAGTACTGGGTCGTTTACGTCAGACGGTTGGCAACCAGGCCGCTGTATTAGGTTTTGTTGGCGCCCCGTGGACTTTAGCCGCTTACGTCGTCGAAGGTAAAAGCAGCAAAAACTATGCGGTAGTTAAGGCGATGGCCTTCTGCGAGCCTGAACTGCTCCACAAACTGCTGAATCACTTTGCTGAATCCATCGCAAGCTATTTGCGTTATCAAATTGACTCGGGTGCTCAAGTGGTCCAGATGTTCGATTCTTGGGCCGGTCAATTGAGTCCAATAGACTACGATACCTTCGCTGCTCCTTACCAGAAAAAGGTCATAGACCTAGTTAAACAAACCCATCCCCACACCCCCTGTATTCTATATATCTCGGGCAGTGCAGGAGTGCTTGAGCGTATGGCGCACACTGGTGTAGACATCATTTCCCTCGACTGGACTGTGGATATGGCTGAGGCCTGCGCTCGTTTGCCAAAGCACATCGGTGTACAAGGCAACGTTGATCCAGGACTGTTATTTGGAACACCTGATATGATCCAGGCTCGGGTTGATGACACTGTGCGTAAAGCACGGGGTCGACGCCACATTCTGAACCTGGGTCATGGCATTCTTCCCGGCACACCCGAGGAAAATGGGGCAGCCTTTTTACGAGCCGGCAAGTGCGTGATGGATAGATTAAGAGGCGAGTTTTGAGCAAGATCTTAGTTACCGGCGCCAGCGGATGCATTGGTCAATATGTTTCTCACTGGCTTTTCAAATATACAGATGCAGATCTTCTGCTCTGGCTTCGAGACCCCACAAAGCTAACAGCTATTTCCGCGGATCATCCGAGGATTTGGCTTCTGATCGGTGACTTACGAGACGCCGATCGCTTTGCAGCTGAGTTAGCGACGGTGAAGCGAGTTATTCATACCGCCACAGCCTGGGGAGATCCTGAAAGAACCGAGCAGGTAAATGTAATCGCGGTCAAGCGATTGCTGATGCTGCTGAATCCTTTCGTAGTTGAACAAATCATCTATTTCTCCACAGCTAGCATCCTGGACAAGCGCCTTAAACCGCTGCCTGAAGCTCTAATACACGGCACCGAATATATAAAAACCAAGGCCCGCTGCCTGCAAGACCTCGAACGTCATCCCCTTGCTGATCGGATTATAGCTGTATTCCCCACCTTGGTGTTTGGTGGACGAGTTGATGGAATGAGTAAGTTTCCTACCAGTTACCTAACGAAAGGTCTTGTGGAAGCGAGTAAATGGTTGTGGTTGGCCCGCTGGTTAAGGGCAGATGCTAGTTTCCACTTCATCCACGCCAAAGACATTGCTCGAATCTGTGGCCAGTTCGCGACACGAGCTCATGAGGCTAATCGAGAGTTGGGCCAAGGGGCTCTAAGGCGCATTGTGATGGGTCAAAGGGCGATTTCTATGAACGACGCAGTGGCAACGCTTTGCTATTGGCGTGGGGTGAAGCTTATGCCAGGAGTGCCCCTTTGGCCCTGGCTGATTCGAGTATTGACTCAGATCCTTCCAATTGCAATCAATGACTGGGATCGTTTCAGCATCCGTCAACGGCACTTCATTTACGACCCAGCTAGTGCTCCAGAACGATTCGGCAAAATGAGCCATGCTCCGACACTAGAAACAGTTCTTATAGATTCGGGACTCCCTAATCGCGGGAAACCGAGAAAAGGACTTACAGTCAGACCATTAACTTGACTCACAATGCAGTCTGCGATTCGATCCCTTGCAGTTGTGTGCTGCGCCTTTTTGATGTTGATTGGTCTCAACGTTGGCTTTGCTCAAGCAGAAACAATTGAAGTGAAACTAGGCACAGATGCCGGCATGCTAGCCTTCGAGCCTAGCACTGTTACAATCAGCGCCGGTGACACAGTAAAGTTTGTCAACAACAAGTTGGCACCTCATAACGCCGTATTCGACGGCCACGCTGATCTTAGTCATTCCGATTTGGCATTCAACCCTGGCGAATCCTGGGAAGAAACTTTCTCAGAGGTTGGCACTTACGACTATTATTGCGAGCCTCATCGTGGTGCCGGCATGGTCGGCAAGATAATTGTCGAATAATTAATCACCCTGCAATCTTGCGTTAAAATCATTATTTTATAATCCTCGGCATCGTGTTTACTTCATTTGTTGTCCGGGGATCTTTTACTTAGGGTTAATTTTTGATAGATTCGAGTGACCGATTTTTAAATTCACTTCGTTAATTTACTTTTAGTGTTATTAGGTTTCGTAACCGCGATCATTACATCGATTTTGATAGTGGCTTTCGAGGTGTGAAACGTCAGTTGTTTAGAGAACAGCTATTTAGCCGAAATCGTGCAGCCATATTACATGGGCGGCGGGAACGTGATTCGAGCTGACTGAATTCTTGATATCTGCGATCTAAATTCACTTTCGAACGATACTCTCAAAATCCTCTTGAAGCGGTCGAGAACTAAATTGAAAAGGGAAAGGGACTCTATACCTTTCTATGCCCGTAAACCAAGCCAAGATTATTGCCATCGTCACTTATGTAGAAAACAAGGCGCAAATCTAATAGCAGTCTAAATAAATATTGTTACTGATTTTTTGTATATCGTACCTGTACCTGTGGTCCTTGCGTTCGGTTTTATGATACGTTTGTTGATATTAGCTATGTCTTCTCGAAATCTTTCCTACCTCAATTTAATGTAGGAGTAATGGTCATCCTGCTGAGTAATCCTGTAATTAATGCCGAAACGATGACTTTCATTAAAGATGTGCACACGGCTATTTTCGATGGGCATAATGCCTCAAATTCAAGATATGCTTAGGATCAAAATTGCCGCATCCGAAGTTGACTTTAATACATCTAAAATACGGCCCAGGGAGTTCCTTTCTTAACTTGGGAGAATAAAATTGCTTAAAATCCCGATCGATGCTTCTTAATGTGACCAAACCAGCTTCTTTTCAGGAGCAGACGGTCTTTATTATCATAAGCAACCTTAATACTTAATGACCGCTCAC comes from the Synechococcus sp. M16CYN genome and includes:
- a CDS encoding CocE/NonD family hydrolase, with product MYADSSSVHSRVSELSLPDGVRLVANLWYPSGEGPWPTLLMRQPYDKSIASTVTYAHPSWWARQGFLVIIQDVRGQGQSTGVFQGFAQEAQDTAATHAWVRSLPECNGKLGCYGFSYQGLTQLLAPAHAQAPDCLAPAMVGLDERDNWSCEGGAHWWHLNLGWGLQLAALQTKRRGDNQAWLEIFQSLESGSYLQDGPELLQRYDPLGMAWTWLQRDPQRRDDWPVHQVQDSWLKQPMFLIGGWWDPHLLGVLDLWHKSQAVGGTPEIEVGAATHLNWWPGTQARLLTFFNKYLKGETLSETKKSAQFWNITRFQWEKLSAPPDVTWSLNSSGLACSDPNHGRLIPDAPGIGEEWIVHDPWRPALAIGGHLSPSAGPVDRRELDLRTDIATFNSVPLQQELLLSGRPQLSLNVEADNPGFDLCVGLSRCPAGINVVEQLSTGHLRVLGDKACTCAKYIVQFQPLLASLEIGDRLRVSIAAAAWPAIGVNPGHRGVPCGPTSAQHRVVTLILHLTGSKLRLNPLNFGQPSFG
- the petE gene encoding plastocyanin: MQSAIRSLAVVCCAFLMLIGLNVGFAQAETIEVKLGTDAGMLAFEPSTVTISAGDTVKFVNNKLAPHNAVFDGHADLSHSDLAFNPGESWEETFSEVGTYDYYCEPHRGAGMVGKIIVE
- a CDS encoding NAD(P)-dependent oxidoreductase, whose product is MSKILVTGASGCIGQYVSHWLFKYTDADLLLWLRDPTKLTAISADHPRIWLLIGDLRDADRFAAELATVKRVIHTATAWGDPERTEQVNVIAVKRLLMLLNPFVVEQIIYFSTASILDKRLKPLPEALIHGTEYIKTKARCLQDLERHPLADRIIAVFPTLVFGGRVDGMSKFPTSYLTKGLVEASKWLWLARWLRADASFHFIHAKDIARICGQFATRAHEANRELGQGALRRIVMGQRAISMNDAVATLCYWRGVKLMPGVPLWPWLIRVLTQILPIAINDWDRFSIRQRHFIYDPASAPERFGKMSHAPTLETVLIDSGLPNRGKPRKGLTVRPLT
- the hemE gene encoding uroporphyrinogen decarboxylase, translated to MSDTLLLRAARGESVERPPVWMMRQAGRYMKTYRDLRDRYPSFRERSENPDLSYEISMQPFEAFQPDGVILFSDILTPLPGMGIDFDILENKGPQIGDPIRSISQFSALRHLNPAESLPFVGEVLGRLRQTVGNQAAVLGFVGAPWTLAAYVVEGKSSKNYAVVKAMAFCEPELLHKLLNHFAESIASYLRYQIDSGAQVVQMFDSWAGQLSPIDYDTFAAPYQKKVIDLVKQTHPHTPCILYISGSAGVLERMAHTGVDIISLDWTVDMAEACARLPKHIGVQGNVDPGLLFGTPDMIQARVDDTVRKARGRRHILNLGHGILPGTPEENGAAFLRAGKCVMDRLRGEF
- the glgB gene encoding 1,4-alpha-glucan branching protein GlgB; this translates as MSGAAVLDWMVQDGKRLGNCRHDHPFAVLGPQPSEQEWTVRIWMPEADKVTVLLSDQEVATSTPNHPWIFEVPTKSYPGNEYRVRVERGGSTHEQHDPWAFRDEWIGEMDRYLFAEGNHHHIWERMGAHFTQLNGIAGVMFCLWAPNALSASILGDLNSWDGRHHPMQKRLGGIWELFIPGLDIGALYKYEIRSQEGHCYQKADPYGFHHEVRPNNSSIVAQLGGYSWSDASWMQDRDDRNVLEQPISVYEMHLGSWIHASVDEPWIQPDGQPRTPVPAADMKPGARLLTYAELADRLIPYVKKRGFTHVELMPITEHPFDGSWGYQVTGWYAPTSRYGTPDEFRAFIDRCHAENIGVIIDWVPGHFPKDAHGLAFFDGTHLYEHNDPRIGEHKEWGTLIFNYGRNEVRNFLVANLVFWFEQFHIDGIRVDAVASMLYRDYLRPDGEWLPNEHGGRENTEAVKFLQQANHVLFEHFPGALSIAEESTTWPMVTKPTDIGGLGFNLKWNMGWMHDILDYFELDPWFRQFHQNNITFSIWYTYTENFMLALSHDEVVHGKSHLLHKMPGEDWQKYAGIRALLAYMWTHPGKKTIFMGMEFGQRMEWNVWGDLEWDLLNYKPHKGIQHLVDDLNVLYKTQPALWRDDFDQFGFQWIDCSDNRQSIISFMRRDRSSGTWLVVVANFTPQSHSNYRIGVPLEGFYKEIFNTDAAQYGGSNLGNMGGKFTNASHIHNYDDSLDLCLPPLSLVVFKHDPKHNLSELSE